TCTCCAAAAACCTGAATGCCATCAATTTATTAGAGCTGTAAACTTATTTCTACAGTTCTTAGTGTTCATTGCTTGTGTATGTCAATATTCTTTGCTGCATTTCTTGCAAACCTAGTTATTTCACCTGTCAAACACAGTCCCATGTTCAAGGGTCTTTATTCCAAGCATGTTTCTTCAGCAAGAAATCTAATTAACAAAACACTGAAATTGGCTTAAAGAAATACAATGTTCTGAGTGTCTTCAGTGTCATCAGGAACATAAGATGACATGGCTTTAAAACAAGATGTGGTTCTAAAGTAGTGGCAGTGCTGACATTGTGGCTTGAGAGTGGCATTGCCAACAGTGTGGCTTGAGAGTGGCATTGCCAACAGTGTGGCTTGAGAGTGGCATTGCCAACAGTGTGGCTTGAGAGTGGCATTGCTGACAGTGTGGCTTGAGAGTGGCATTGCCAACAGTGTGGCTTGAGAGTGGCATTGCCAACAGTGTGGCTTGAGAGTGGCATTGCCAACAGTGTGGTTTGAGAGTGGCATTGCTGACAGTGTGGCTTGAGAGTGGCATTGCCAACATTGTGGCTTGAGAGTGGCATTGCCAAGTGTGGCTTGAGAGTGGCATTGCTGACAGTGTGGCTTGAGAGTGGCATTGCCAACAGTGTGGCTTGAGAGTGGCATTGCCAACAGTGTGGCTTGAGAGTGGCATTGCCAACAGTGTGGCTTGAGAGTGGCATTGCTGACAGTGTGGCTTGAGAGTGGCATTGCCAACAGTGTGGCTTGAGAGTGGCATTGCCAACAGTGTGGCTTGAGAGTGGCATTGTTGACAGTGTGGCTTGAGTGGCATTGCCAACAGTGTGGCTTGAGAGTGTCATTGCTAACAGTGTGGCTTGAGAGTGGCATTGCTGACAGTGTGGCTTGAGAGTGGCATTGCCGACAGTGTGGCTTGAGAGTGGCATTGCCGAGTGTGGCTTGAGAGTGGCATTGCTGACAGTGTGGCTTGAGAGTGGCATTGCCGACAGTGTGGCTTGAGAGTGGCATTGCCGAGTGTGGCTTGAGAGTGGCATTGCTGACAGTGTGGCTTGAGAGTGGCATTGCCGACAGTGTGGCTTGAGAGTGGCATTGCCGAGTGTGGCTTGAGAGTGGCATTGCCGACAGTGTGGCTTGAGAACAGCATTTCTGAAGGTGTGGTATGAAAGTGGCATTGCTGATGGTGTGGTATGGAAGTGGCATTGCTGATGGTGTGGTATGGAAGTGGCATTGCTGATGGTGTGGTATGAGAGTAGCATTGCTGATGGTGTGGTATGGAAGTGGCATTGCTGATGGTGTGGTATGAAAGTAGCATTGCTGATGGTGTGGTATGAAAGTAGCATTGCTGATGGTGTGGTATGGAAGTGGCATTGCTGATGGTGTGGTATGAAAGTGGCATTGCTGATGGTGTGGTATGGAAGTGGCATTGCTGATGGTGTGGTATGAAAGTAGCATTGCTGATGGTGTGGTATGGAAGTGGCATTGCTGATGGTGTGGTATGGAAGTGGCATTGCTGATGGTGTGGTATGGAAGTAGCATTGCTGATGGTGTGGTATGGAAGTAGCATTGCTGATGGTGTGGTATGGAAGTAGCATTGCTGATGGTGTGGTATGAAAGTAGCATTGCTGATGGTGTGGTATGGAAGTGGCATTGCTGATGGTGTGGTATGAGAGTAGCATTGCTGATGGTGTGGTATGAAAGTAGCATTGCTGATGGTGTGGTATGAGAGTAGCATTGCTGATGGTGTGGTATGAAAGTAGCATTGCTGATGGTGTGGTATGGAAGTGGCATTGCTGATGGTGTGGTATAAAAGTGGCATTGCTGATGGTGTGGTATGAAGTTGGCATTGCTGATGGTGTGGTATGAAGTTGGCATTGCTGATGGTGTGGTATGAGAATAGCATTGCTGATGGTGTGGTATGAAAGTGGCATTGCTGATGGTGTGGTATGAAAGTGGCATTGCTGATGGTGTGGTATGAAAGTGGCATTGCTGATGGTGTGGTATGAAAGTGGCATTGCTGATAGTGTGGTATGAAAGTAGCATTGCTGATGGTGTGGTATGAAAGTAGCATTGCTGATGGTGTGGTATGAGAGTAGCATTGCTGATGGTGTGGTATGAAAGTAGCATTGCTGATGGTGTGGTATGGAAGTGGCATTGCTGATGGTGTGGTATGAAGTTGGCATTGCTGATGGTGTGGTATGAAGTTGGCATTGCTGATGGTGTGGTATGAGAATAGCATTGCTGATGGTGTGGTATGAAAGTAGCATTGCTGATGGTGTGGTATGAAAGTGGCATTGCTGATGGTGTGGTATGAAAGTGGCATTGCTGATGGTGTGGTATGAAAGTGGCATTGCTGATGGTGTGGTATGAAAGTAGCATTGCTGATGGTGTGGTATGAAAGTAGCATTGCTGATGGTGTGGTATGAAAGTGGCATTGCTGATGGTGTGGTATGAAAGTAGCATTGCTGATGGTGTGGTATGAAAGTGGCATTGCTGATGGTGTGGTATGAGAGTAGCATTGCTGATGGTGTGGTATGAGAGCATTGCTGATGGTGTGGTATGAAAGTAGCATTGCTGATGGTGTGGTATGAAAGTAGCATTGCTGATGGTGTGGTATGAAAGTAGCATTGCTGATGGTGTGGTATGGAAGTGGCATTGCTGATGGTGTGGTATGAGAGTAGCATTGCTGATGGTGTGGTATGAGAGTAGCATTGCTGATGGTGTGGTATGAAAGTAGCATTGCTGATGGTGTGGTATGAAAGTAGCATTGCTGATGGTGTGGTATGAAAGTAGCATTGCTGATGGTGTGGTATGGAAGTGGCATTGCTGATGGTGTGGTATGGAAGTGGCATTGCTGATGGTGTGGTATGAAAGTAGCATTGCTGATGGTGTGGTATGGAAGTGGCATTGCAGATGGTGTGGTATGAGAGTAGCATTGCTGATGGTGTGGTATGGAAGTAGCATTGCTGATGGTGTGGTATGGAAGTGGCATTGCTGATGGTGTGGTATGAAAGTAGCATTGCTGATGGTGTGGTATGGAAGTGGCATTGCTGATGGTGTGGTATGGAAGTGGCATTGCTGATGGTGTGGTATGGAAGTGGCATTGCTGATGGTGTGGTATGGAAGTGGCATTGCAGATGGTGTGGTATGAGAGTAGCATTGCTGATGGTGTGGTATGGAAGTGGCATTGCTGATGGTGTGGCATCAAAGTGGCATTGCTGATGGTGTGGTATGAGAGTAGCATTGCTGATGGTGTGGTATGAAAGTAGCATTGCTGATGGTGTGGTATGGAAGTGGCATTGCTGATAATGAGGCTTGAGATTGGCAGCAAAGCATGTGGCTTGAGGCATGGCTGCTGAAGGTATAACTTGGAGCAAGGTAGGGGATAAGGCATTGAGACAACTCAAACCTTGGTGATGGGAagaatttattctttttatatcaaGTTTCTGTTGTTGCCCTCATctgctgggaaaaaaaaaaaactgccaaaCATTCATTTGAGCTCTCAGTATAATGTAAGTAGCTTGTGAATATGACTGCAACTGACAGGAAAGACACATGATAAAagtttgtatatattttatcattgtttttggcAACAGTGATGCCCTGCAACTCACAACAGCAAGGATGCCATCACTTGTGTCTGAAGGACTGTCTGATTTATCAAAGTGCATTGGCATGTGact
Above is a window of Portunus trituberculatus isolate SZX2019 chromosome 43, ASM1759143v1, whole genome shotgun sequence DNA encoding:
- the LOC123518469 gene encoding mucin-12-like, which codes for MLSYHTISNATLIPHHQQCHFHTTPSAMLLSYHTISNATFIPHHQQCYFHTTPSAMLLSYHTISNATFIPHHQQCHFHTTPSAMPLSYHTISNATFIPHHQQCYSHTTPSAMPTSYHTISNANFIPHHQQCHFHTTPSAMLLSYHTISNATLIPHHQQCYFHTTPSAMLLSYHTISNATFIPHHQQCHFHTTPSAMPLSYHTISNATFIPHHQQCYSHTTPSAMPTSYHTISNANFIPHHQQCHFYTTPSAMPLPYHTISNATFIPHHQQCYSHTTPSAMLLSYHTISNATLIPHHQQCHFHTTPSAMLLSYHTISNATSIPHHQQCYFHTTPSAMLLPYHTISNATSIPHHQQCHFHTTPSAMLLSYHTISNATSIPHHQQCHFHTTPSAMPLPYHTISNATFIPHHQQCYFHTTPSAMPLPYHTISNATLIPHHQQCHFHTTPSAMPLPYHTISNATFIPHLQKCCSQATLSAMPLSSHTRQCHSQATLSAMPLSSHTVSNATLKPHSAMPLSSHTVGNATLKPHCQQCHSQATLGNATLKPHCRQCHSQATLSAMPLSSHTVSNDTLKPHCWQCHSSHTVNNATLKPHCWQCHSQATLLAMPLSSHTVSNATLKPHCWQCHSQATLLAMPLSSHTVGNATLKPHCQQCHSQATLGNATLKPQCWQCHSQATLSAMPLSNHTVGNATLKPHCWQCHSQATLLAMPLSSHTVSNATLKPHCWQCHSQATLLAMPLSSHTVGNATLKPQCQHCHYFRTTSCFKAMSSYVPDDTEDTQNIVFL